The Chordicoccus furentiruminis DNA window TATTCTGTGTCGATTCCTGGCATATGGAGGAAAAACGGGGGTATACCTCTTTGTGCTGATTACCGGTTACTTTATGATCGATTCCAATATCTCTGTAAAGAAGCTGGTAAAACTTTGGCTTCCGATTTTATTCTGGTCTGCGGTTATCACTGTGACTGGCGGCATATTGCTTGATCAATTATCAGCGAATGAGATTGCGCTTAGCGTGATTCCGATATTGTCAAATCGCTATTGGTTTATGTCCACATATGTTTTTCTGTATCTGTTATCACCAGTGATTAACATCGCACTTTCACATACAAGCAGGAATCAGGACGTACTGATCATATTGCTCACAGTATTAACGATTGCTCCTTGTGATTATCTGTATGGTGCTGATGTGAATTCATGGCTTGTATCATTCTGCTTTACATATGCGATCGGGGCCATCATAAAGAAATATCATATATTGCAAAAAAAGAGTTTTATAAAATACGGATGCATCCTGCTTGCTTCCGGAATCGCGTTTAACACTGGAAGCTCAATTTTTATAGGGCTTAATGCACGGACAGATGTCATTGCCTCTGCACTCGAAAAGGAAACCTTATTTGATTTATTTATCGCAATTGGTATCTTTATCCTTGTTGGATCGGGAACACAATTCTACAATAGGAAAATTAATGCCATTGCGAGTACAACTTTTGGCATTTACTTGATTCATGATAATCCAAAAATGGAAACATTATTATGGATCAGGGGATTGCATTTTGACCGTCTTGCTTACAAAGGTATTTATAGTATGCTCTATATTTTGCTCGTTGATTTTATCGTATTCGCTATTTGCGCTGTGCTGGAATTTATCAGGAAAAAAGCACTGGGCAAGACAGAAGAAGTCATTGCTGAAAAAACAGGCAGCATAGCTTTCCATTATGTAAGGCATTTGGACAAATGATGCTGTTTACAGCGGCAAAGCTGCTGAAAGAGGACGAAAACGATGGCTGCTGTTACAACTGCAGTCCGATGACAAGAAAACATGGTTCCTGTTTCTCCCCGGACATCCGGACCTTCATGCCATCCAAACGCTCTCATCCGGTTCGCTGCATCTTGAATCAGAATCACGGTCTGTGATATAGTGTCCATGGCGTAATCCTCTATACGTTACAGATGTTTGTGTCGCAGCTGCATTATGACGTATATGCATCGGGATTGCGCTATTTTAGTAATTCAAATCTGCACAGAATAAGACTTTTCGACCATTTCTGATGTGGGATGCGTTCGTTGGTCATGAAGCACATTGGCGGGCAGAGAGGTTCCGCAATGCTGCAGTGTGGAAATGAGACAGGGGGTATCCATGAGAGATCGGTCGATCAGCGTCCGTGTTTTGCTTCAGACGGTATGCAGAAAATGGAAGAGAATTCTTTTATGCGGAGTTGTGTTTATGCTTCTGGCCGCGGGCTGGAAGGCCTATAAGATCTGGCCGCGCCATTCCGGAAAAGAAGCTGCGGTGGTTCGTGACTCTCAGGCGGAGTCAGCGGCAGATGCGGAGAGCCGGACGCAGCAGACCGAAGCGGATTACGGGAAAAACTCCGCTTATTTTTCCGCTATGATCGGGCGCACCTCTGAATACATCAATAATACGATCTACAGCCGCATGGATCCCAATCAGGTGGGAAAGGCTTCTGTGGATTTTACGGTGACGACGGAGATGACGGAGAAGGAAGCGAAAAAAGGGAGCAGCGGACAGGATCTGACACTGGAGGCGCAGAGTCAGGCGGCGGATAGCGGTCAGTCCGGGGACACCTTCGATACGAATCTTCTATTGACCACGCCGGCCGAGCGGGAAGCGGAGCAGATTCTGAATGCTTATACGCGCTATGCTCTTTATGGAATCGATTGGACGGAAGCGGCAGAAACCTATCATACGAAGCCAGAGTACCTGCAGGAGCTGGTGTCCGTCGATGACGGCAGCGGGGACTCGATCAATACGGCTACTATCTCTGTGATTTATCCGGATCAGGACGGAGCGGAAGCGCTTCTCAATGAAGTGATTTCCCAGATCAGAAAATATTCGGAGGATGTAAAGAGAGAGTATGGGGAGCATACACTGGCCGTTCAGAATGAGATGGGTTCCACTGTGGCGGATTTTTCCCTGATTGAGCGGGCGAACAGCAGACTGAATGTGCTGAACGGACTGATCAACGGGAGCAATTCCTTCAAGACCGCGGCCAACACGCTTGGACTGTCCTCCCCGGATGCTTCTTCCGCCGGAACGGAGGCTGCGGTCAGCAGGAGCAGCCTGATCCGTTCGGTTGCTAAATTTGCTCTGGCCGGGCTGGCCGGCGGTATCGTGCTGTATATCATTCTGGGAATGCTGACTCTGCTGGCTTCGGGCAGGATATACAGCGCTTCCGAGGTGAATCGTCAGTACGGATTCACGAAGATTGCGGTGGTTCCGTCAACGGATGCGGGAGAGAGGAAAGGGCTGGAACGGTTTTCCAGGAGAGATGCGGACGAGTACTGCAGCAGCGGGAGCAGGGAGACATGCTGGCAGATCGCCAGAGAGAATCTGTCGGAGCTGGCTGGCGGAAGCGGATCTGTGGCGATTGTCGGAGACGCGGACAGGGAAGAACTGGAAGCGATGGCCGGGGCGATCGGAGCGAACTGTCCGGATCTGAAAGTGGAGGCTGCTGGCGATATTCTTTCCTCACCGGCGGCCCTGCACAGCCTGAAGGAGGCGGGGAAGGTTGTGATTGGCGTGAAGATCGGATCGTCACGCTATCAGCGTCTGGACCGGATTCTTGATACGCTTCGGACTTATGACAAAGAAGCGATCGGAAGCATCATTCTGGATGACTGATGCAATTAAAGTGGCTGAGAGCGGAGAAGGAGGGAGTATGGATGGACAGACGTTACGACCGGAACGAACGGCTGTGATTCCTGCTTACGGCGAGCGCTCAGGCGAACGTGCCCGTTGGGACCTGTTCTATCTGATCGTTCTGACGGTCTATACGGTCTCGCTGCTGCTTCCGACGACTGTGCTGGAAGACGAGCCCGGTTTTCTGACACTGATCCGAATGGCGCGGTACGGCTGTTATCTGGCAGCCCTTGTGAGAATCGTTCATGAGAGATATACTTCCGGTGAGCTGACCGCGCTCGTTCTCCTCTTCGTTGCCGCCGGAATGAATATGGCCCGGTCGGATTCGAACATCGCCTTCGTCAATTTTCTGATGATGGCGGCGGCGTGGCATATGGACAGCCGGAGGATTCTGAAAGTCAGCGTCTGGATCCGTGCGGTTATTCTGACTGCGGTGGTTTTTTTGTCTCAGGCAGGCGTTCTGGAGGATTTCCTTTTCGATATCTCGACAAGAGCGCGTCATTTTCTGGGATTCACATGGACGATGTACGCTCCGACGACCTATCTTTTTATTCTTCTCTGCTTCCTGAACATCAGAAGAGAGAACATGACGATCGCGGAGATTCTGCTGGCGGAACTGATCAATTACCGCCTGTATGTCCTGACAGATACGAGGTCCGTCTTTCTCGTTGTGACGATCCTTCTGATCCTGGCGTATCTGATGGGGCTCCGGATCCGCCATCAGAAAAAGAAAGATGCTGAAGGAATGCGGCGAATCGTCAGGAGAAGGGTGAATATCCACTGGAAATGGATCGCGGCCGCGATCCCGCCGGTCTGCTGCACGTTCGCCGTTCTGATCCATGTTCTGTACAGTCGCTACAATCCGTTTCTGAGCCGGCTGAACGGGAAGATGAGCAACCGACTGCAGCTGGGGCATGCCGCGCTGGAAAAATACGGGGTTTCGCTTTTCGGTCAGCCGGTCAAGTGGGTCGGATGGACGAGACATACTGTTGTATCTCAGTATAATTATGTGGACTGCTCATATATGCAGCTGCTGATTCAGAGCGGGATGGTCATGCTGTTTGTCGTTGTGATGCTGTACTCCTATCTGATGTACAGGGCTGCCGTACAGTCGGACCGGTATATGCAGCTGACGGTTCTGATGATCTGTGTTTTCTGTATTTCCGAGCCGAGGCTGTTCGAGCCGGCCTTTAATCCGTTCCTGCTGATGCTGCTGTCGGATCTTCCGGGAGAACCTTCACGGAAGCTGCGGGGAACGGTGAAGCGTGGTACAGGGGAAAGCGGTTGATTCAGGAAGCGCATTCGGGAGATCAGACTGGCTGAACCAGAGGAGATCTATGAAACGAATTCTGGAAGTGAATGTTGATGATCAGGGATTCGGCGGGGTGTACTCTCTTGTCCGATCCGTGATTCTGCGGAAACCACCGGCATGCAGGATGGACATCGCCTGCATCATGCCGTTCTCTGACCGGGGGCATGAGGAGGAACTGGAACGGTGCGGATGCCGCGTGCATTTCATCGGAATCAAGGGGAAGAACCATGTCGGTATGAGGGCTCTGGAACAGAATCTGTATGACCTTCTCAGACGCCATCCTTACGATTATGTGCATATTCATGGCGATACGGGATACCGGCTGTATGCGTTCGGAAAAGCGGCGGCCCGGGCGGGCGTTCCGAATATCATCTTTCATTCGCACGCGGCCGGAGTGGACGGCCGCTTCCGGGCGGTCAAGAAAGCGCTGCATTATCTGTACAGAGGGCGCCTGAAGACTTTGGGAACCCGGTTTGCGGCCTGTTCCGATCTGGCGGGAAAATGGATGTATCCGAATATTCCAGAGGATCAGATTGTCAGAATCAGCAACGGGATTGATCTCGAGAAGTTCCGCTACAATGAGGCGGTCCGTTTGGAGGAAAGAAAAAGACTGGGATGGGATCACGCGCTGATTATCG harbors:
- a CDS encoding Rossmann-fold NAD(P)-binding domain-containing protein, with translation MLLAAGWKAYKIWPRHSGKEAAVVRDSQAESAADAESRTQQTEADYGKNSAYFSAMIGRTSEYINNTIYSRMDPNQVGKASVDFTVTTEMTEKEAKKGSSGQDLTLEAQSQAADSGQSGDTFDTNLLLTTPAEREAEQILNAYTRYALYGIDWTEAAETYHTKPEYLQELVSVDDGSGDSINTATISVIYPDQDGAEALLNEVISQIRKYSEDVKREYGEHTLAVQNEMGSTVADFSLIERANSRLNVLNGLINGSNSFKTAANTLGLSSPDASSAGTEAAVSRSSLIRSVAKFALAGLAGGIVLYIILGMLTLLASGRIYSASEVNRQYGFTKIAVVPSTDAGERKGLERFSRRDADEYCSSGSRETCWQIARENLSELAGGSGSVAIVGDADREELEAMAGAIGANCPDLKVEAAGDILSSPAALHSLKEAGKVVIGVKIGSSRYQRLDRILDTLRTYDKEAIGSIILDD
- a CDS encoding acyltransferase; amino-acid sequence: MITEKKRKEQSIDGQTNKRTRDSRFELLRIIAMLCIVTGHSMTHGVLTGSEVNTIPPVSFILCRFLAYGGKTGVYLFVLITGYFMIDSNISVKKLVKLWLPILFWSAVITVTGGILLDQLSANEIALSVIPILSNRYWFMSTYVFLYLLSPVINIALSHTSRNQDVLIILLTVLTIAPCDYLYGADVNSWLVSFCFTYAIGAIIKKYHILQKKSFIKYGCILLASGIAFNTGSSIFIGLNARTDVIASALEKETLFDLFIAIGIFILVGSGTQFYNRKINAIASTTFGIYLIHDNPKMETLLWIRGLHFDRLAYKGIYSMLYILLVDFIVFAICAVLEFIRKKALGKTEEVIAEKTGSIAFHYVRHLDK
- a CDS encoding glycosyltransferase, with the protein product MKRILEVNVDDQGFGGVYSLVRSVILRKPPACRMDIACIMPFSDRGHEEELERCGCRVHFIGIKGKNHVGMRALEQNLYDLLRRHPYDYVHIHGDTGYRLYAFGKAAARAGVPNIIFHSHAAGVDGRFRAVKKALHYLYRGRLKTLGTRFAACSDLAGKWMYPNIPEDQIVRISNGIDLEKFRYNEAVRLEERKRLGWDHALIIGHVGRFSFQKNHEYLIDVFAALRKKIPEARLLLVGSHDGAQELWEDTRRKAEELGLKDDVKFYGTSGHIERLMQAMDVFALPSRFEGLPVVGVEAQAAGLPVVYSNRITREAALTEHAAFIGIRPNDIGQWIQIIKAFAAVPREDCVPRLREEKYDIEDTVKGFFSLYDL